ACATCGGCGGTGATGGGAGATTCCCAAGCACCAAAGGGGGCTATTTTTGTCATGGTTGAATCTGGCTCGATAACTATTTAGGTTATAATTATTCCAGAAACTCTGGGGGTTTGAGCAATTATGATCAGTTGGCGTTGTGTTAAGTCCTGTGGTGCTTGTTGTCATCTCGATCCCACAGAACGCCCCGATTTAGCAGATTATCTCTCTCCTGAGCAATTAAGAGAGTATTTGAATTTGGTAGGAAATGATGGTTGGTGTGTTAATTATGATCATCAACTACGCGAATGTCGTATTTATTCCCAACG
This genomic stretch from Gloeocapsa sp. PCC 73106 harbors:
- a CDS encoding YkgJ family cysteine cluster protein, whose product is MISWRCVKSCGACCHLDPTERPDLADYLSPEQLREYLNLVGNDGWCVNYDHQLRECRIYSQRPRFCRVEPDIFAQMYGVDETEFNDFAIECCLEQIEGVYGNSSPEMLRYEETVKSDETSTN